One segment of Ricinus communis isolate WT05 ecotype wild-type chromosome 8, ASM1957865v1, whole genome shotgun sequence DNA contains the following:
- the LOC8261245 gene encoding ricin isoform X1 translates to MWLLKPSHIPPLSSSAAHFPIKFQELLQSKMKPGGNTIVIWMYAVATWLCFGSTSGWSFTLEDNNIFPKQYPIINFTTAGATVQSYTNFIRAVRGRLTTGADVRHEIPVLPNRVGLPINQRFILVELSNHAELSVTLALDVTNAYVVGYRAGNSAYFFHPDNQEDAEAITHLFTDVQNRYTFAFGGNYDRLEQLAGNLRENIELGNGPLEEAISALYYYSTGGTQLPTLARSFIICIQMISEAARFQYIEGEMRTRIRYNRRSAPDPSVITLENSWGRLSTAIQESNQGAFASPIQLQRRNGSKFSVYDVSILIPIIALMVYRCAPPPSSQFSLLIRPVVPNFNADVCMDPEPIVRIVGRNGLCVDVRDGRFHNGNAIQLWPCKSNTDANQLWTLKRDNTIRSNGKCLTTYGYSPGVYVMIYDCNTAATDATRWQIWDNGTIINPRSSLVLAATSGNSGTTLTVQTNIYAVSQGWLPTNNTQPFVTTIVGLYGLCLQANSGQVWIEDCSSEKAEQQWALYADGSIRPQQNRDNCLTSDSNIRETVVKILSCGPASSGQRWMFKNDGTILNLYSGLVLDVRASDPSLKQIILYPLHGDPNQIWLPLF, encoded by the exons ATGTGGTTACTAAAACCATCTCATATTCCTCCGCTTTCTTCCTCAGCTGCTCACTTT CCAATAAAATTCCAAGAATTGCTGCAATCAAAGATGAAACCGGGAGGAAATACTATTGTAATATGGATGTATGCAGTGGCAACATGGCTTTGTTTTGGATCCACCTCAGGGTGGTCTTTCACATTAGAGGATAACAACATATTCCCCAAACAATACCCAATTATAAACTTTACCACAGCGGGTGCCACTGTGCAAAGCTACACAAACTTTATCAGAGCTGTTCGCGGTCGTTTAACAACTGGAGCTGATGTGAGACATGAAATACCAGTGTTGCCAAACAGAGTTGGTTTGCCTATAAACCAACGGTTTATTTTAGTTGAACTCTCAAATCATGCAGAGCTTTCTGTTACATTAGCGCTGGATGTCACCAATGCATATGTGGTCGGCTACCGTGCTGGAAATAGCGCATATTTCTTTCATCCTGACAATCAGGAAGATGCAGAAGCAATCACTCATCTTTTCACTGATGTTCAAAATCGATATACATTCGCCTTTGGTGGTAATTATGATAGACTTGAACAACTTGCTGGTAATCTGAGAGAAAATATCGAGTTGGGAAATGGTCCACTAGAGGAGGCTATCTCAGCGCTTTATTATTACAGTACTGGTGGCACTCAGCTTCCAACTCTGGCTCGTTCCTTTATAATTTGCATCCAAATGATTTCAGAAGCAGCAAGATTCCAATATATTGAGGGAGAAATGCGCACGAGAATTAGGTACAACCGGAGATCTGCACCAGATCCTAGCGTAATTACACTTGAGAATAGTTGGGGGAGACTTTCCACTGCAATTCAAGAGTCTAACCAAGGAGCCTTTGCTAGTCCAATTCAACTGCAAAGACGTAATGGTTCCAAATTCAGTGTGTACGATGTGAGTATATTAATCCCTATCATAGCTCTCATGGTGTATAGATGCGCACCTCCACCATCGTCACAGTTTTCTTTGCTTATAAGGCCAGTGGTACCAAATTTTAATGCTGATGTTTGTATGGATCCTGAGCCCATAGTGCGTATCGTAGGTCGAAATGGTCTATGTGTTGATGTTAGGGATGGAAGATTCCACAACGGAAACGCAATACAGTTGTGGCCATGCAAGTCTAATACAGATGCAAATCAGCTCTGGACTTTGAAAAGAGACAATACTATTCGATCTAATGGAAAGTGTTTAACTACTTACGGGTACAGTCCGGGAGTCTATGTGATGATCTATGATTGCAATACTGCTGCAACTGATGCCACCCGCTGGCAAATATGGGATAATGGAACCATCATAAATCCCAGATCTAGTCTAGTTTTAGCAGCGACATCAGGGAACAGTGGTACCACACTTACAGTGCAAACCAACATTTATGCCGTTAGTCAAGGTTGGCTTCCTACTAATAATACACAACCTTTTGTGACAACCATTGTTGGGCTATATGGTCTGTGCTTGCAAGCAAATAGTGGACAAGTATGGATAGAGGACTGTAGCAGTGAAAAGGCTGAACAACagtgggctctttatgcagaTGGTTCAATACGTCCTCAGCAAAACCGAGATAATTGCCTTACAAGTGATTCTAATATACGGGAAACAGTTGTCAAGATCCTCTCTTGTGGCCCTGCATCCTCTGGCCAACGATGGATGTTCAAGAATGATGGAaccattttaaatttgtatagTGGGTTGGTGTTAGATGTGAGGGCATCGGATCCGAGCCTTAAACAAATCATTCTTTACCCTCTCCATGGTGACCCAAACCAAATATGGTTACCATTATTTTGA
- the LOC8261245 gene encoding ricin precursor (The RefSeq protein has 2 substitutions compared to this genomic sequence) → MYAVATWLCFGSTSGWSFTLEDNNIFPKQYPIINFTTAGATVQSYTNFIRAVRGRLTTGADVRHDIPVLPNRVGLPINQRFILVELSNHAELSVTLALDVTNAYVVGYRAGNSAYFFHPDNQEDAEAITHLFTDVQNRYTFAFGGNYDRLEQLAGNLRENIELGNGPLEEAISALYYYSTGGTQLPTLARSFIICIQMISEAARFQYIEGEMRTRIRYNRRSAPDPSVITLENSWGRLSTAIQESNQGAFASPIQLQRRNGSKFSVYDVSILIPIIALMVYRCAPPPSSQFSLLIRPVVPNFNADVCMDPEPIVRIVGRNGLCVDVRDGRFHNGNAIQLWPCKSNTDANQLWTLKRDNTIRSNGKCLTTYGYSPGVYVMIYDCNTAATDATRWQIWDNGTIINPRSSLVLAATSGNSGTTLTVQTNIYAVSQGWLPTNNTQPFVTTIVGLYGLCLQANSGQVWIEDCSSEKAEQQWALYADGSIRPQQNRDNCLTSDSNIRETVVKILSCGPASSGQRWMFKNDGTILNLYSGLVLDVRRSDPSLKQIILYPLHGDPNQIWLPLF, encoded by the coding sequence ATGTATGCAGTGGCAACATGGCTTTGTTTTGGATCCACCTCAGGGTGGTCTTTCACATTAGAGGATAACAACATATTCCCCAAACAATACCCAATTATAAACTTTACCACAGCGGGTGCCACTGTGCAAAGCTACACAAACTTTATCAGAGCTGTTCGCGGTCGTTTAACAACTGGAGCTGATGTGAGACATGAAATACCAGTGTTGCCAAACAGAGTTGGTTTGCCTATAAACCAACGGTTTATTTTAGTTGAACTCTCAAATCATGCAGAGCTTTCTGTTACATTAGCGCTGGATGTCACCAATGCATATGTGGTCGGCTACCGTGCTGGAAATAGCGCATATTTCTTTCATCCTGACAATCAGGAAGATGCAGAAGCAATCACTCATCTTTTCACTGATGTTCAAAATCGATATACATTCGCCTTTGGTGGTAATTATGATAGACTTGAACAACTTGCTGGTAATCTGAGAGAAAATATCGAGTTGGGAAATGGTCCACTAGAGGAGGCTATCTCAGCGCTTTATTATTACAGTACTGGTGGCACTCAGCTTCCAACTCTGGCTCGTTCCTTTATAATTTGCATCCAAATGATTTCAGAAGCAGCAAGATTCCAATATATTGAGGGAGAAATGCGCACGAGAATTAGGTACAACCGGAGATCTGCACCAGATCCTAGCGTAATTACACTTGAGAATAGTTGGGGGAGACTTTCCACTGCAATTCAAGAGTCTAACCAAGGAGCCTTTGCTAGTCCAATTCAACTGCAAAGACGTAATGGTTCCAAATTCAGTGTGTACGATGTGAGTATATTAATCCCTATCATAGCTCTCATGGTGTATAGATGCGCACCTCCACCATCGTCACAGTTTTCTTTGCTTATAAGGCCAGTGGTACCAAATTTTAATGCTGATGTTTGTATGGATCCTGAGCCCATAGTGCGTATCGTAGGTCGAAATGGTCTATGTGTTGATGTTAGGGATGGAAGATTCCACAACGGAAACGCAATACAGTTGTGGCCATGCAAGTCTAATACAGATGCAAATCAGCTCTGGACTTTGAAAAGAGACAATACTATTCGATCTAATGGAAAGTGTTTAACTACTTACGGGTACAGTCCGGGAGTCTATGTGATGATCTATGATTGCAATACTGCTGCAACTGATGCCACCCGCTGGCAAATATGGGATAATGGAACCATCATAAATCCCAGATCTAGTCTAGTTTTAGCAGCGACATCAGGGAACAGTGGTACCACACTTACAGTGCAAACCAACATTTATGCCGTTAGTCAAGGTTGGCTTCCTACTAATAATACACAACCTTTTGTGACAACCATTGTTGGGCTATATGGTCTGTGCTTGCAAGCAAATAGTGGACAAGTATGGATAGAGGACTGTAGCAGTGAAAAGGCTGAACAACagtgggctctttatgcagaTGGTTCAATACGTCCTCAGCAAAACCGAGATAATTGCCTTACAAGTGATTCTAATATACGGGAAACAGTTGTCAAGATCCTCTCTTGTGGCCCTGCATCCTCTGGCCAACGATGGATGTTCAAGAATGATGGAaccattttaaatttgtatagTGGGTTGGTGTTAGATGTGAGGGCATCGGATCCGAGCCTTAAACAAATCATTCTTTACCCTCTCCATGGTGACCCAAACCAAATATGGTTACCATTATTTTGA